A window of the Panulirus ornatus isolate Po-2019 chromosome 65, ASM3632096v1, whole genome shotgun sequence genome harbors these coding sequences:
- the LOC139746552 gene encoding organic cation transporter protein-like isoform X1, which yields MVFHDFESILTHIGAFGRYQWVLLLANCLMSVYLATVVYGQFFMTLTPPHWCSAPPDLLALNLTPHQLKVLTVPRLKGGSDDFHSCARYDVNRTQVMLNANHQPDPTWPVTTCTHGWTYNYSLYYPTITSQLDWVCDEDWKPPLAQTLFYLGSMIGSSLLGWAADRWGRLPLVVFCNLLGAVAGVVSAFSTSFVMFCVLRFVVGHTYEQLYGIGLILLLEYVGTAYRTVMTNVPMMLFLSLACCLMPWLAYGLADWTNFAIVIHSIQFLSIFFIWLLPESARWLLSKGRVQETLAIIKKVAKVNQKSLSPDVIKEVHEYVEKKALEEASTASVLDLFKTPVLRRRFLGLCGMWMSLAITFDFHMRYTKNLGFDVFVSFTLASFTEMPADLLTMVTTERLGRRHTAVWSFFITFLIDFFQVFINGDSKMTSLGMCVAGRFFITMTMNVMHQYTVEVVPTVARSQAVGLLLSLAALSASLSSYVVYLSKYGHYLPYLIISLVALSGMVSSLLLPETLRQDLPDSLHDGETFFTNQSCCYNPCTSRRKEARPDDQTVRGATGHDNPAFEVTHM from the exons ATGGTGTTCCACGACTTCGAGAGTATCCTCACCCATATTGGCGCCTTCGGCAGGTACCAGTGG GTGCTTCTTCTTGCTAATTGTTTGATGAGTGTCTACCTGGCCACTGTGGTTTACGGTCAGTTTTTCATGACGCTAACCCCGCCTCACTGGTGTAGCGCCCCTCCTGACCTCCTCGCCCTCAACCTGACGCCCCACCAGCTGAAGGTCCTGACCGTCCCTCGGCTGAAGGGCGGCAGCGACGACTTTCACTCCTGTGCCAGATACGACGTCAACCGGACCCAG GTGATGCTGAACGCGAACCATCAACCTGACCCGACCTGGCCTGTCACAACCTGCACCCACGGCTGGACCTACAACTACTCTCTGTactaccccaccatcacctcacag CTGGACTGGGTGTGTGACGAGGACTGGAAACCTCCCTTGGCCCAGACCCTCTTCTATCTGGGATCGATGATCGGGTCGTCGCTACTGGGCTGGGCAGCGGACCGCTGGGGACGACTCCCGCTGGTCGTGTTCTGTAACCTGCTGGGCGCCGTGGCCGGCGTCGTATCCGCCTTCAGCACCTCCTTCGTCATGTTCTGTGTCCTTAGGTTCGTCGTGGGCCACACCTACGAACAGCTGTACGGTATAGGACTGATCCTAT TGCTGGAGTACGTGGGCACAGCCTACAGGACCGTCATGACCAACGTACCTATGATGCTCTTCTTGTCCCTCGCCTGCTGCCTCATGCCCTGGTTGGCCTATGGCCTAGCCGACTGGACGAACTTCGCCATCGTCATACACTCTATCCAGTTCCTCTCCATCTTCTTCATATG GCTTCTGCCTGAGTCTGCTAGGTGGCTGCTGAGTAAGGGTCGTGTGCAAGAGACGTTGGCCATCATTAAAAAGGTCGCCAAAGTCAACCAGAAGTCACTCTCTCCCGATGTCATCAAGGAAGTGCac GAGTACGTGGAGAAGAAAGCGTTGGAAGAGGCAAGCACTGCATCAGTTTTGGACCTTTTCAAGACGCCAGTGTTACGGAGAAGGTTCCTTGgactgtgtggtatgtg GATGTCACTCGCCATTACCTTCGACTTCCACATGAGGTACACCAAGAACCTGGGCTTCGATGTCTTTGTGAGCTTCACTCTCGCCAGCTTCACAGAGATGCCAGCTGACCTGCTCACTATGGTCACGACTGAGAGGCTGGGGCGTCGCCACACAGCTGTGTGGtccttcttcatcaccttcctcattgATTTCTTTCAAGTCTTCATCAACGGAG ATAGCAAGATGACGTCGCTGGGTATGTGTGTCGCTGGTCGTTTCTtcatcaccatgacaatgaaCGTGATGCACCAGTACACGGTGGAGGTAGTGCCCACCGTGGCCAGGAGCCAGGCTGTGGGACTGCTACTCAGCCTCGCTGCCttgtctgcctccctctcctcgtaCGTCGTGTACTTG TCGAAGTACGGCCACTACCTGCCCTACCTGATCATCTCGCTGGTGGCCCTGAGCGGCATGGTGTCCAGCCTCCTCCTGCCGGAAACGCTCCGCCAAGACCTGCCAGACTCCCTCCACGACGGAGAAACCTTCTTCACGAACCAGAGCTGCTGCTACAACccttgtaccag TAGAAGGAAGGAGGCGCGCCCGGATGACCAGACGGTGAGGGGTGCGACAGGCCACGACAACCCAGCCTTCGAGGTCACGCACATGTGA
- the LOC139746552 gene encoding organic cation transporter protein-like isoform X2, with amino-acid sequence MVFHDFESILTHIGAFGRYQWVLLLANCLMSVYLATVVYGQFFMTLTPPHWCSAPPDLLALNLTPHQLKVLTVPRLKGGSDDFHSCARYDVNRTQVMLNANHQPDPTWPVTTCTHGWTYNYSLYYPTITSQLDWVCDEDWKPPLAQTLFYLGSMIGSSLLGWAADRWGRLPLVVFCNLLGAVAGVVSAFSTSFVMFCVLRFVVGHTYEQLYGIGLILLLEYVGTAYRTVMTNVPMMLFLSLACCLMPWLAYGLADWTNFAIVIHSIQFLSIFFIWLLPESARWLLSKGRVQETLAIIKKVAKVNQKSLSPDVIKEVHEYVEKKALEEASTASVLDLFKTPVLRRRFLGLCGMWMSLAITFDFHMRYTKNLGFDVFVSFTLASFTEMPADLLTMVTTERLGRRHTAVWSFFITFLIDFFQVFINGDSKMTSLGMCVAGRFFITMTMNVMHQYTVEVVPTVARSQAVGLLLSLAALSASLSSYVVYLSKYGHYLPYLIISLVALSGMVSSLLLPETLRQDLPDSLHDGETFFTNQSCCYNPCTRRKEARPDDQTVRGATGHDNPAFEVTHM; translated from the exons ATGGTGTTCCACGACTTCGAGAGTATCCTCACCCATATTGGCGCCTTCGGCAGGTACCAGTGG GTGCTTCTTCTTGCTAATTGTTTGATGAGTGTCTACCTGGCCACTGTGGTTTACGGTCAGTTTTTCATGACGCTAACCCCGCCTCACTGGTGTAGCGCCCCTCCTGACCTCCTCGCCCTCAACCTGACGCCCCACCAGCTGAAGGTCCTGACCGTCCCTCGGCTGAAGGGCGGCAGCGACGACTTTCACTCCTGTGCCAGATACGACGTCAACCGGACCCAG GTGATGCTGAACGCGAACCATCAACCTGACCCGACCTGGCCTGTCACAACCTGCACCCACGGCTGGACCTACAACTACTCTCTGTactaccccaccatcacctcacag CTGGACTGGGTGTGTGACGAGGACTGGAAACCTCCCTTGGCCCAGACCCTCTTCTATCTGGGATCGATGATCGGGTCGTCGCTACTGGGCTGGGCAGCGGACCGCTGGGGACGACTCCCGCTGGTCGTGTTCTGTAACCTGCTGGGCGCCGTGGCCGGCGTCGTATCCGCCTTCAGCACCTCCTTCGTCATGTTCTGTGTCCTTAGGTTCGTCGTGGGCCACACCTACGAACAGCTGTACGGTATAGGACTGATCCTAT TGCTGGAGTACGTGGGCACAGCCTACAGGACCGTCATGACCAACGTACCTATGATGCTCTTCTTGTCCCTCGCCTGCTGCCTCATGCCCTGGTTGGCCTATGGCCTAGCCGACTGGACGAACTTCGCCATCGTCATACACTCTATCCAGTTCCTCTCCATCTTCTTCATATG GCTTCTGCCTGAGTCTGCTAGGTGGCTGCTGAGTAAGGGTCGTGTGCAAGAGACGTTGGCCATCATTAAAAAGGTCGCCAAAGTCAACCAGAAGTCACTCTCTCCCGATGTCATCAAGGAAGTGCac GAGTACGTGGAGAAGAAAGCGTTGGAAGAGGCAAGCACTGCATCAGTTTTGGACCTTTTCAAGACGCCAGTGTTACGGAGAAGGTTCCTTGgactgtgtggtatgtg GATGTCACTCGCCATTACCTTCGACTTCCACATGAGGTACACCAAGAACCTGGGCTTCGATGTCTTTGTGAGCTTCACTCTCGCCAGCTTCACAGAGATGCCAGCTGACCTGCTCACTATGGTCACGACTGAGAGGCTGGGGCGTCGCCACACAGCTGTGTGGtccttcttcatcaccttcctcattgATTTCTTTCAAGTCTTCATCAACGGAG ATAGCAAGATGACGTCGCTGGGTATGTGTGTCGCTGGTCGTTTCTtcatcaccatgacaatgaaCGTGATGCACCAGTACACGGTGGAGGTAGTGCCCACCGTGGCCAGGAGCCAGGCTGTGGGACTGCTACTCAGCCTCGCTGCCttgtctgcctccctctcctcgtaCGTCGTGTACTTG TCGAAGTACGGCCACTACCTGCCCTACCTGATCATCTCGCTGGTGGCCCTGAGCGGCATGGTGTCCAGCCTCCTCCTGCCGGAAACGCTCCGCCAAGACCTGCCAGACTCCCTCCACGACGGAGAAACCTTCTTCACGAACCAGAGCTGCTGCTACAACccttgtaccag AAGGAAGGAGGCGCGCCCGGATGACCAGACGGTGAGGGGTGCGACAGGCCACGACAACCCAGCCTTCGAGGTCACGCACATGTGA
- the LOC139746552 gene encoding solute carrier family 22 member 3-like isoform X4, whose translation MVFHDFESILTHIGAFGRYQWVLLLANCLMSVYLATVVYGQFFMTLTPPHWCSAPPDLLALNLTPHQLKVLTVPRLKGGSDDFHSCARYDVNRTQVMLNANHQPDPTWPVTTCTHGWTYNYSLYYPTITSQLDWVCDEDWKPPLAQTLFYLGSMIGSSLLGWAADRWGRLPLVVFCNLLGAVAGVVSAFSTSFVMFCVLRFVVGHTYEQLYGIGLILLLEYVGTAYRTVMTNVPMMLFLSLACCLMPWLAYGLADWTNFAIVIHSIQFLSIFFIWLLPESARWLLSKGRVQETLAIIKKVAKVNQKSLSPDVIKEVHEYVEKKALEEASTASVLDLFKTPVLRRRFLGLCGMWMSLAITFDFHMRYTKNLGFDVFVSFTLASFTEMPADLLTMVTTERLGRRHTAVWSFFITFLIDFFQVFINGVEVRPLPALPDHLAGGPERHGVQPPPAGNAPPRPARLPPRRRNLLHEPELLLQPLYQ comes from the exons ATGGTGTTCCACGACTTCGAGAGTATCCTCACCCATATTGGCGCCTTCGGCAGGTACCAGTGG GTGCTTCTTCTTGCTAATTGTTTGATGAGTGTCTACCTGGCCACTGTGGTTTACGGTCAGTTTTTCATGACGCTAACCCCGCCTCACTGGTGTAGCGCCCCTCCTGACCTCCTCGCCCTCAACCTGACGCCCCACCAGCTGAAGGTCCTGACCGTCCCTCGGCTGAAGGGCGGCAGCGACGACTTTCACTCCTGTGCCAGATACGACGTCAACCGGACCCAG GTGATGCTGAACGCGAACCATCAACCTGACCCGACCTGGCCTGTCACAACCTGCACCCACGGCTGGACCTACAACTACTCTCTGTactaccccaccatcacctcacag CTGGACTGGGTGTGTGACGAGGACTGGAAACCTCCCTTGGCCCAGACCCTCTTCTATCTGGGATCGATGATCGGGTCGTCGCTACTGGGCTGGGCAGCGGACCGCTGGGGACGACTCCCGCTGGTCGTGTTCTGTAACCTGCTGGGCGCCGTGGCCGGCGTCGTATCCGCCTTCAGCACCTCCTTCGTCATGTTCTGTGTCCTTAGGTTCGTCGTGGGCCACACCTACGAACAGCTGTACGGTATAGGACTGATCCTAT TGCTGGAGTACGTGGGCACAGCCTACAGGACCGTCATGACCAACGTACCTATGATGCTCTTCTTGTCCCTCGCCTGCTGCCTCATGCCCTGGTTGGCCTATGGCCTAGCCGACTGGACGAACTTCGCCATCGTCATACACTCTATCCAGTTCCTCTCCATCTTCTTCATATG GCTTCTGCCTGAGTCTGCTAGGTGGCTGCTGAGTAAGGGTCGTGTGCAAGAGACGTTGGCCATCATTAAAAAGGTCGCCAAAGTCAACCAGAAGTCACTCTCTCCCGATGTCATCAAGGAAGTGCac GAGTACGTGGAGAAGAAAGCGTTGGAAGAGGCAAGCACTGCATCAGTTTTGGACCTTTTCAAGACGCCAGTGTTACGGAGAAGGTTCCTTGgactgtgtggtatgtg GATGTCACTCGCCATTACCTTCGACTTCCACATGAGGTACACCAAGAACCTGGGCTTCGATGTCTTTGTGAGCTTCACTCTCGCCAGCTTCACAGAGATGCCAGCTGACCTGCTCACTATGGTCACGACTGAGAGGCTGGGGCGTCGCCACACAGCTGTGTGGtccttcttcatcaccttcctcattgATTTCTTTCAAGTCTTCATCAACGGAG TCGAAGTACGGCCACTACCTGCCCTACCTGATCATCTCGCTGGTGGCCCTGAGCGGCATGGTGTCCAGCCTCCTCCTGCCGGAAACGCTCCGCCAAGACCTGCCAGACTCCCTCCACGACGGAGAAACCTTCTTCACGAACCAGAGCTGCTGCTACAACccttgtaccag TAG
- the LOC139746552 gene encoding solute carrier family 22 member 3-like isoform X3 — MVFHDFESILTHIGAFGRYQWVLLLANCLMSVYLATVVYGQFFMTLTPPHWCSAPPDLLALNLTPHQLKVLTVPRLKGGSDDFHSCARYDVNRTQVMLNANHQPDPTWPVTTCTHGWTYNYSLYYPTITSQLDWVCDEDWKPPLAQTLFYLGSMIGSSLLGWAADRWGRLPLVVFCNLLGAVAGVVSAFSTSFVMFCVLRFVVGHTYEQLYGIGLILLLEYVGTAYRTVMTNVPMMLFLSLACCLMPWLAYGLADWTNFAIVIHSIQFLSIFFIWLLPESARWLLSKGRVQETLAIIKKVAKVNQKSLSPDVIKEVHEYVEKKALEEASTASVLDLFKTPVLRRRFLGLCGMWMSLAITFDFHMRYTKNLGFDVFVSFTLASFTEMPADLLTMVTTERLGRRHTAVWSFFITFLIDFFQVFINGVEVRPLPALPDHLAGGPERHGVQPPPAGNAPPRPARLPPRRRNLLHEPELLLQPLYQKEGGAPG; from the exons ATGGTGTTCCACGACTTCGAGAGTATCCTCACCCATATTGGCGCCTTCGGCAGGTACCAGTGG GTGCTTCTTCTTGCTAATTGTTTGATGAGTGTCTACCTGGCCACTGTGGTTTACGGTCAGTTTTTCATGACGCTAACCCCGCCTCACTGGTGTAGCGCCCCTCCTGACCTCCTCGCCCTCAACCTGACGCCCCACCAGCTGAAGGTCCTGACCGTCCCTCGGCTGAAGGGCGGCAGCGACGACTTTCACTCCTGTGCCAGATACGACGTCAACCGGACCCAG GTGATGCTGAACGCGAACCATCAACCTGACCCGACCTGGCCTGTCACAACCTGCACCCACGGCTGGACCTACAACTACTCTCTGTactaccccaccatcacctcacag CTGGACTGGGTGTGTGACGAGGACTGGAAACCTCCCTTGGCCCAGACCCTCTTCTATCTGGGATCGATGATCGGGTCGTCGCTACTGGGCTGGGCAGCGGACCGCTGGGGACGACTCCCGCTGGTCGTGTTCTGTAACCTGCTGGGCGCCGTGGCCGGCGTCGTATCCGCCTTCAGCACCTCCTTCGTCATGTTCTGTGTCCTTAGGTTCGTCGTGGGCCACACCTACGAACAGCTGTACGGTATAGGACTGATCCTAT TGCTGGAGTACGTGGGCACAGCCTACAGGACCGTCATGACCAACGTACCTATGATGCTCTTCTTGTCCCTCGCCTGCTGCCTCATGCCCTGGTTGGCCTATGGCCTAGCCGACTGGACGAACTTCGCCATCGTCATACACTCTATCCAGTTCCTCTCCATCTTCTTCATATG GCTTCTGCCTGAGTCTGCTAGGTGGCTGCTGAGTAAGGGTCGTGTGCAAGAGACGTTGGCCATCATTAAAAAGGTCGCCAAAGTCAACCAGAAGTCACTCTCTCCCGATGTCATCAAGGAAGTGCac GAGTACGTGGAGAAGAAAGCGTTGGAAGAGGCAAGCACTGCATCAGTTTTGGACCTTTTCAAGACGCCAGTGTTACGGAGAAGGTTCCTTGgactgtgtggtatgtg GATGTCACTCGCCATTACCTTCGACTTCCACATGAGGTACACCAAGAACCTGGGCTTCGATGTCTTTGTGAGCTTCACTCTCGCCAGCTTCACAGAGATGCCAGCTGACCTGCTCACTATGGTCACGACTGAGAGGCTGGGGCGTCGCCACACAGCTGTGTGGtccttcttcatcaccttcctcattgATTTCTTTCAAGTCTTCATCAACGGAG TCGAAGTACGGCCACTACCTGCCCTACCTGATCATCTCGCTGGTGGCCCTGAGCGGCATGGTGTCCAGCCTCCTCCTGCCGGAAACGCTCCGCCAAGACCTGCCAGACTCCCTCCACGACGGAGAAACCTTCTTCACGAACCAGAGCTGCTGCTACAACccttgtaccag AAGGAAGGAGGCGCGCCCGGATGA